The Tamandua tetradactyla isolate mTamTet1 chromosome 23, mTamTet1.pri, whole genome shotgun sequence genomic interval TAAGGCTTCGGAAGCTTCCAGCCTCTGCCCGCTCAGGGGTCCTTTCTTCAGGGAAGTCCCAGGAAGCagcttctcttccctcttcttcctcatcGCCAGCCTCACCACACAGTTGCCCAGCCAGAAGAGGCACAAGCCCCAGAGCCTGTAGCCGGCCCAGCGCTCCAGTATCATAAAGGAAGCCCACCAGGGCAGCCACTACACGAGGGTGCCAGGCACTGGCCCGTGGGTCCTGTAGCAGGGCCATCAGCAGCTCCAGACCACCCGCGTCCCGCAATCGGGCCCGGTTGATGGCCTCCCGGCAGAGCAGGCACACAGCCCGTACCAGAGGCTGCTGGAAGGCTGGGCTGGCTCCGTTGGGGCCCCGGCGCCGCCGGAGCTCTCCTAGTAGCACCTCCACGCCACCAGCATTGCCTAGCGCAGGCCGTACCAAACCCTGGGCACACAAGTTGGCAAGTGTCAGAATAGTGGCCTCACGCACTGCCCGTTTGGGGTGGGAGGCCAGGCTGACAAGTGGGCCCAGCCCCCCGCCCAAACTTAGCTGCTCAGCACAGGCCCGAGAGCAACCTCGGCTCAGCTCCAGGAGGGCACGGACTAGGGCCGAGGTCAGCGCAGGGTCTGGAGCGGTGGCTAAGAGCTCAGCCAGCGGGCGCACTGCTCCCtgctgtgccagggccaggcggTGCTGGGGTGAGTCTGCCAGATTGCGGAGGGCACGCACCACACTCTGCAGGCACTGTGAGTCCTGGCAGGCTGTCAGGCTCTCGACAAGCAGAGGGACAGCACCtgaagagggaaggggaggacTGAGAGTGAGCAAGGCCAGACACCCAAGCCTCTCTCCAACCCCAAGTCCTAGCTaacccctctcccctcccagccTCCTCACCAGCAGAGTGAATGTCCCCACAGCTTTCAGGTTCCATGGCTAAGTTCCCCAGGGCACGGGCTGTTCGGTTCTGGATGCTGTCTGTCTTCACACACTGAAGAATGGTCACTGTGAAAAGGGTTTAGCATTATGAGGTGGTCTACCCTCCTCTTGTCTCTCTTATTAGTCACTTTGAGAATGTGTCCTGAGAAGATCAGGGACAGCCTTCAGAAGAGATGAACACTAAGGCTAAATAGGTATGTATATGCTAGAAGGATGGTGGGTAGAGTGTTACAGGGCATCTCAGGCTTTGAAGTAGCCTGTATGTGGGTCACTAGAGGTGACCCAGTATATGCAATGACCTCAGGAAGGGCCTCAAAAGCCAGGCCaaacttgataactgtacctAATGAGGTTACATACATGAATATCCCTGTTCTTGGAAAATGTACATGGATTTATTAACTGTTCAGGAAGCATGACCCATGCAACTTACTTTCCAAATGtctagagaataaataaataaaatgatagcacaaatgtggcaaaatgttaaaggaTAGTAGATCTGGATATCTGGGTAGGgtttatgttggagttctctatattgTTTTTGCAACCGTCCTGACcctgtacatttgaaattatttcaaaagttaaaaaaaaaagccaagccaAGGAATAAGGACTTAACTGTGAAAGGATGGGAGACATGCAAGGGTTTTAGGAAGGGGAATGGCATGATATAATCTGGGAGCCACGTAGAGAACAGATTACAAGGGAAAAGCTAAGGGGCAGGGGAGCAGCAAAGAGGCTGTTGCAATACTCCAGACGAGAAAGGATAAGGGCTAGAACCAAGTCAACTACCAGCACTGCCCAGAACATGGGCCCCAGTCCCTGGCTCATGGTGGATGTGGGAATAGAGAGAATTGGTTCGATTCAAAAGATATTGCAAATGCAGAACAGAGAGTGATTGAATGATGGGGGAGGGGATATTATACTAATAACACCACCTATCATTTACTGAAGACTTAATGTGCCAGGCCTCTCGTCAAACACATGAAGGTCCACATGCATTTTATGCACGTTTCAAATATATGAATGCTCCATTTTatccaaaaaatgaaaatttcacggAAACTGGCATCATTTCACATCTAGCAGGCAACAAGGCAGAAGCTGTGTTCCAATGGTTGCCACTAGGAGGCGCCAGTTTAGCTGGTAAACCGAAAAGCTTGCTCTCTTTTGTCAAGATTTGTTCTAATTGTGCTAGTTTTCAACAGCAGGAGGTACCCAAGCCATGCTTAGAGTATCTGCTTTCTGTATGTGTGTTCGATTTCCTTCACACTTCAGTTTTGCAAGGTAGTTATTATCATTCTATCCTACAACAAGGAATCCTAGCCTTGACATGGCCAAATGGAGGGACTACAACACAGACATAGCTAACTGCAGGGCCCACCTTCTGAACCTCTACaccttctggcctccagatcACTGCGTGTCGGCTCAGAGCCCAGAACAGTGTCGGACACACAGGCATTTCGTTATCTGCTTACGAACCGAGGCCAAGAATCATctgtggaggtggtggagggaCTCAGGTATAATATATGGCGAATCCAGTGACGTCATGGGGCGTGACGGAATGAGTGATGGGGGTGCTGCAACGTCACAAATCACGTTCTCCGGGATACGACACAAAGAACTCAAGACTCCGCCTCAGGCAGGCAAGAGGTGCATGTAGAATCATTCTAAGAAGTGGGGGCGGAGCACTTACCCAAAGGGAAAATGCCTCCGAGTCTGCGCACTTCAGCCCGGCACGCCCCTTCCGTACAGCAGTTAGCTAGGATGCTGAGGGCCAAGTCCAGAGTCTTGCGCAGGCGCGCTGGTGGCGAAGACGTCGACGACGACGCAGAGGGGGCGGGGCCCGATGTTGGGGCGGGGCCAGCAGAAACCGTTGACAAGACCGACGATGGGGCGGAGCCGGAGCCTTCCTGAAGCGGGGTGGGGCCCGCTGCTGCTGCTCGCCGTAGCAGCGCGAGAAGGGGGCGGAGCCCGCCGCGTGCCCGGAAGCGCTCGATTCCCCCAGCTGCCTTGACATGACGCGTGCGGAGGGCTAAGAGCGCACGGCCCAGGGGTGTCTCGTTGATAGCTGCATCCTTCCCCCCACCCAGACCCTCCCCGGCCGCCGCCGTGAGCTGCGCCAGGCAGAACGAGAGCGAGTCCGTGGGGGTTGGCTTCgcagccgccatcttggctcgGGCCTGAGGCTCCGCCCTGCTCTCTCGCCGCCCTTCTGAGGGGAGCGGAACTGGTAGAGTGAGGCGGGCCCAGACACCTCCTCCCTGACGCTTTTTAACTAGCGCCGCCGCTGTTGGCATGCGAGTCGGAAATTGTAGTTCTCGATGCCGGAACTCTTTGATTCCTGCATAGTCGCAGAAGGCACGTTGGGAGTGTTGGTTGGCTAATCTGTGTGCGAACTCAAGAGGTATTGCAGTGCATGCTGGAATATGTAGTCCGCGCCAAGTTTCGGCTTAGTTTAGGACGGACGGAAAACTCTCTGCCAGGAGTCTCCGAGTGGGTCGGTTCCTGTCGAGAACCCGGACATCTGACCATGGAACC includes:
- the ARMC5 gene encoding armadillo repeat-containing protein 5 — its product is MPTAAALVKKRQGGGVWARLTLPVPLPSEGRRESRAEPQARAKMAAAKPTPTDSLSFCLAQLTAAAGEGLGGGKDAAINETPLGRALLALRTRHVKAAGGIERFRARGGLRPLLALLRRAAAAGPTPLQEGSGSAPSSVLSTVSAGPAPTSGPAPSASSSTSSPPARLRKTLDLALSILANCCTEGACRAEVRRLGGIFPLVTILQCVKTDSIQNRTARALGNLAMEPESCGDIHSAGAVPLLVESLTACQDSQCLQSVVRALRNLADSPQHRLALAQQGAVRPLAELLATAPDPALTSALVRALLELSRGCSRACAEQLSLGGGLGPLVSLASHPKRAVREATILTLANLCAQGLVRPALGNAGGVEVLLGELRRRRGPNGASPAFQQPLVRAVCLLCREAINRARLRDAGGLELLMALLQDPRASAWHPRVVAALVGFLYDTGALGRLQALGLVPLLAGQLCGEAGDEEEEGREAASWDFPEERTPERAEAGSFRSLRSWLISEGYAVGPGDISPDWSPECCSPPEPSEPASPVPGATSMQTPRTPRTPGRSPGAAPDEPWGHEGPALLLLSRFSQAPDPSGALVTGPALRGLLAYVTGAPGPPSPRALRILARLTCNPACLEAFVRSYGAALLRAWLVLGVAPDDWPAPRARPARRNQHRELGEMLLQNLTVQAESPFGVGALTHLLLSGSPEDRVACALTLPFICRKPSLWRRLLLDQGGLRLLLTALNRPAPHPLFLFFAADSLSCLQGLVSPTVSSALPPAMSLDQDPASPCLYEPLLGSAPIPAPDLHFLLDSGLRLPAQRAISATASPFFRALLAGSFAEAQMDLVPLRGLSSSAAWPVLHHLHGCRGCGAALGPVPPPGQPLLGSEAEEALEAAGRFLLPQLEEELEEAVGRIHLGPQGGPESVGEVFRLGRPRLAAHCARWTLGPGQCPRKRALALVGLVEAAGEEVGPLAEALLAVVMGVEAGQRVPT